tttgtgtttttctaTGAATCGTGTCTTCTTTTACTAGGTTAAAACAAGGAACAGTGCTTTTATAATTCGTGATTGTATCAAAACTGTACCCTAATGTCTAAAATTGTTACTTATGAATTGTTTATTATCatgttttgtgttaaaattatataatgttacTTAATcagatacttttttattatatttcctacttaataaaaatatttaaggacTATTTGAGTTTCATTTAGAACTTTAGAAAATTTTCATCTAATCCCATAGTTGCAACCGTACAATGCAATTAACATAGACTAACAAAGCGATTAGAGTCCCCGCAACCATCAAAGTTTATCAAGAAAGTAATCAGTGTTACCCACTGAAGCAGAATTTAGAAActacaataaacatttataaacgcTAGACTTTGAACAAAAAGCAATTCCTTATTGGAGTAAGGCCATCAACAAATCAAcattagaattaataattagtattaattagctACCAATTAGGCAAAGAACAATGTTTTATCAAAAGCTGAATCCATTGTACTTAGTATTCATTTACTGCCAATATATTGGCTTGAGCAGTAGCTGGTCATTTAAGGTAATTTCTTAATTGACTTCACTGATTGACACATTACGCAATActatagattttatttcatttcgaaataataaattgtgcAATAGAATTCGTCTTGTAaacaatatacctactatatttttatattgcgaATCTTCGTCTGAGTTTTATATTTGGTCCTAGTGTATTTATGACACTTCTTCCTTTTACTCTATATCTAAAATTTCCCACTAATATTATGGGACATTTAATAATACCGGAATAAAATccataatatgtttaaataggTAATAAGGTATGTAATTAATTTCCTTGAAAATTGCTACACAACGAATTAGTATAACTTTGGTTACAAAATGCAACCTGGAGAATTGTATGGAAAGGAAAAATTAATGTTGCTGAGTTTATTGTTTACCTACAAATTTTCCAAAGGCTAACAGATTGATATGCAACTAGACAAAACATGTAAACAGTATTGTTTACGCTATCtgctatttaaaaatgtaaacatgttATTCACTTTTTGGGACCCTAATGAGGGCTAATTAAGGGATTATTGTAAACCAATCGGGAAACTTCTCACCTGGGGAAGGGGTAGTTAATTGCTAATCACTTGAAACGTATAAAAAGGATATGCAAAGTGCTAATGACATCACTCGATCCCAGTAAAAATTGCAATCATGTATCCGTGTCAAGGCAATACTGATTTTTACTTTGGCGAGCCTTCTATGACCAGTAGTACTGAAAGCTACTGGCCTTACGATCAAAATCAACCAGAAAATTACCAAGTACGtattatttcgtatttataCGTTATAATTAATGACTCCCTCATTTGGGAAAagacctttgccctgcagtgggacagaaatgttatttaaaaagaaattatgaCTATGTATTTGGGGACTTGCGTGTAATCTTTGATTGTCTTCTTTCAGGCTTGTTCAAATATTGGTGTGGTTAAAAATGACTACATCCAAAATGCTTCCGCAAGCTGGTCTCCCGAGTACACTAATGTACAGGAAACTGGGCATTTGCAACATATTTTGTCTTCGGGGACAGATCAATTTCATTGCAGCTCTTTTCATCAACATCCTTCCGTACAGGTAATTTTACCCTTTGATTTCATGTAAAACGTCAAATATGTGACCGTTATCTTAATACCTTCGTGATCCCTATGAAGTTTGtgtattaacaattattttcgtattttcagTACACTCCACTGACACCTGAGCCAGTAGCTCATACAGTATTCGATATTCCAAGACCTCAACAAAACGGCAATGTCATGGCTAAAAGACATCGTGCACAAATTTCTTGTAAGTATTTTCATTTCTCTTAACTTCATCTTTATTTCTACCAACATTATCGTCtatataacatatattatcGTCATTATCTCTGACAGATATAATTAAGATATTTctgatcaataaaataattttctctcTTCAACAGTTGTGCCAACAAAAAGCGGTAACTTCAAAGCAATAGTGAAACGCAAGCGCAAACGTACAGTCTTTACCACTGAACAAGTGGAGGCACTAGAACATATCTTCAAAAGAAAGCAATACATCACGAGAGAAGACAGACAAGTGATTGTCAATCAACTACAGCTGAATGACAAAGCTGTGAAAATTTGGTTTCAAAATCGCCGTTTGAAGGATAAGAAAGGTCCTGAGCAAGTTGACGAAGAATACGAAAATATACCTTCAGAAGAACAACGTGCTCCAGATGTGGCTCGATTAGATTATGTAGAATCTCAAATAAACCAAAAAGCTGATGAATTTGGTTACGTCACTCTAGATGATAGTCTGATGAAAGATTTATACAACGTTATCGACGATTTCTTAAGTAATAGTAAAACAGTTCCTAGTGAACGTACAGTGGAAAGTGATAGTAGCCCTGTATACGAACCTATTTCTCCTGCAAGCGTTTCTGATAGTAATGATGAAGAAAACGCGTGTTGGAAACCGTCTGAACCCAATGAGTCGCTTCAAAGACTTTTCGACTTGCAGACTATGCTTTCGTTGTAATTTATTAGAGCTAAGttgtattgttaattatttactataattaaatgtatgtaatcatcaatcaaagtttaaaataaatgctacTGTGAAACTAAGaacaaatctttattttttccctcaaacaatatcaatcattacaagaataaatattatttactataataaaatgtatgtaatcatcaatcaaagtttaaaataaatgctacTGTGAAACTAAGaacaaatctttattttttcccTCAATCAATATCAAATATTCTTATCCAAATCCTGTACACACCATACAAAAGCAAAGATAGGGAAGCTATAATTTTAGCGCTTATactcattattaataataatttaaagtgcCCAATCTATAACTTTCATACCTCTTATAAAAATAGGATACGACTAACATTTTGAGGGTAACTGGAAAACACTTCGTTTGACATCACCACACGCAGTCCTCCTCTCATAATTCGAAGTGATCGCTTGCTGTTAAGACCGGTGATTGTTACAATTCATTGATTCTGACTGATTATATGTTAGATTgatcaaaatgttacaaaacatgCTGATAACGGCATTAACTCctttaagtaataaaactgaggtaatttatttatttttttaaaggttagATGAACACGTTGCTTTTCGTAGCTTTCTAGAAATTGACTAGATGGTCTCAGTGGTGTTTCTagtgaaatatttcattttcttttagatAAACAGCTGGGAAAACCAACCGTTTACAACTATTTGGCCTGAAAAACCACAACAGAAAGTAAAAggttagtaaatatattacttaaaatgGCGATTGTATAAAAACGGTTACGGTCGCGTAAAAAAAGTAATGcaaatttcaaaattgtatCGCGTTTAGACCTGTTTTGAGTTGTAGTATTATGTATACAAATTCCGATAgtttaaatagttaattttatgttCCTGTAGATAAATAACGATCCATTGAAACATCTACTATTAAGTCAGTGTACAAAGATAAGCGTAcatttaaaagtagtttaaagtaaataaaaatatcttcgt
This DNA window, taken from Anticarsia gemmatalis isolate Benzon Research Colony breed Stoneville strain chromosome 11, ilAntGemm2 primary, whole genome shotgun sequence, encodes the following:
- the LOC142976753 gene encoding homeobox protein Hox-B4-like, whose amino-acid sequence is MYPCQGNTDFYFGEPSMTSSTESYWPYDQNQPENYQACSNIGVVKNDYIQNASASWSPEYTNVQETGHLQHILSSGTDQFHCSSFHQHPSVQYTPLTPEPVAHTVFDIPRPQQNGNVMAKRHRAQISFVPTKSGNFKAIVKRKRKRTVFTTEQVEALEHIFKRKQYITREDRQVIVNQLQLNDKAVKIWFQNRRLKDKKGPEQVDEEYENIPSEEQRAPDVARLDYVESQINQKADEFGYVTLDDSLMKDLYNVIDDFLSNSKTVPSERTVESDSSPVYEPISPASVSDSNDEENACWKPSEPNESLQRLFDLQTMLSL